The following are encoded together in the Brassica napus cultivar Da-Ae chromosome A9, Da-Ae, whole genome shotgun sequence genome:
- the LOC106367642 gene encoding probable disease resistance protein At4g19520, giving the protein MVEVYISFDRCEDKVRYSFISHLSAAFHRRGISSYIGGSDPKSDGLSKGDMEKSKACVVVFSEKYSSSKPCLEELVKVSERRGYEGGHAVVAVFYRATKSSVKKLIWKSSDLTSERRSALLEVVDLPGHESYVTQSESDLVEEIVADVREKLNTTENIGVYPKLLRIENLLQPCGVCRIGLWGMAGIGKTTLAEAIFDQMSGGYEASCFIKDFNKKFHEKGLHSLLEEHFGKTLREEFGVNSLITRPVLLRNVLGQKRVLVVLDDVRKALDAELFLGGFNWFCPGSLIIITSRDKQVFSLCQVKQIYEVPGLNEDEAQQLFSRFAFGKDIKHENLQKLLPKVIEYADGNPLALKYYGRKTRDNPKEVENAFLTLEQSPPHEIYDAVKSTYDLLSSNEKNIFLDIVCLFRGESIDYVMHLLEGCGFFPRVGINVLVEKCLVSISQGKVVMHNLIQDIGRKIINRRKRRSRLWKPSSIKHFLEDKNVLGSEDIEAISLDPSDLNFDLNPMAFEKMYNLRYLKICSSKPGSYSTIHLAKGLKSLPDELRLLHWENFPLLSLPQGFDPRNLVILNMCSSKLQRLWEGTKELEMLKRIKLCHSRKLVDIQELENARNIEVIDLQGCTRLEKFIDTGHFHHLRVINLSGCINIKVFPKVPPKIEELYLKQTAIRSIPTVALSSQDNIITYHHGGHKFFDLEDSIMVYLEHLKVLDLSRCIELEDIQVIPKNLKKLYLGGTSIQELPSLVHLSELVVLDLENCKQLQKIPLRLSTLTSLAVLNLSGCSELEDIEDLNLPRNLEELYLAGTAIQEVPSSIRHLSGLVILDLQNCKRLRRLPMEISNLKSLVTLKLPRLFTVETGMSNLISAFNENVCQRQDYLPQPRLLPSSRLLHGLVPRLYALVSLSLCNASLMHIPEEICSLPTVMVLDLSRNGFRKIPESIKQLCKLHSLRLRHCRNLRSLPELPQSLKILNVHGCVSLESVSWASEQFPSHYTFNNCFNKSPEVARKRVAKGLAKVASIGKEHEQELIKALAFSICAPADADQTSSYNLRTGSFAVLELTSSLRNTLLGFAIFVVVTFMDDSHNNDGLGVRCISTWKSKRKVISKVEKVFRCWGPREAPEIQRDHMFVFYEYAEMHRSVGGGEGNESSLLADQVEFEFQAVSGRNKVLGGSCMVSECDVCVITAATGAASLSVISASKDMSLSKKHSPKLSSLLGKLRFRRTGRFVGCACLE; this is encoded by the exons ATGGTGGAAGTGTACATCAGCTTCGATAGATGTGAGGATAAGGTGCGGTACTCCTTCATCAGCCACCTCTCCGCCGCTTTTCACCGCAGAGGAATATCCTCTTACATCggcggatccgatccgaaaagcGATGGATTATCCAAGGGAGACATGGAGAAATCGAAAGCTTGTGTGGTGGTTTTCTCTGAGAAATACTCGTCATCCAAGCCGTGCCTGGAGGAGCTCGTCAAGGTTTCCGAACGCCGGGGATATGAAGGCGGTCACGCGGTGGTTGCGGTGTTTTACAGAGCCACCAAGTCGTCTGTGAAGAAACTGATCTGGAAATCGAGCGATCTTACGAGTGAACGGCGAAGCGCTCTGTTAGAAGTGGTGGACTTACCAGGGCACGAATCATATGTAACGCAAAG TGAGTCAGACCTTGTAGAAGAGATTGTCGCTGACGTGCGTGAAAAGCTAAATACCACAGAaaatattggtgtttatccaaAGTTGCTGCGGATAGAAAACTTGCTTCAACCATGTGGAGTTTGTAGGATAGGACTATGGGGTATGGCCGGCATAGGGAAGACAACACTTGCTGAAGCTATCTTTGACCAAATGTCTGGTGGTTATGAGGCTTCTTGCTTCATCAAAGATTTTAACAAGAAGTTTCATGAAAAGGGACTTCACAGTCTGTTGGAGGAACACTTTGGGAAAACTCTTAGGGAAGAGTTTGGCGTGAATAGTTTAATTACAAGACCAGTCCTCCTTAGAAACGTTTTAGGGCAGAAAAGAGTTCTTGTTGTTCTTGATGATGTCCGCAAGGCTCTAGATGCAGAGTTGTTTCTTGGAGGGTTTAACTGGTTTTGTCCAGGGAGTTTGATTATCATAACCTCAAGAGATAAACAAGTGTTTTCTCTTTGTCAAGTGAAGCAAATCTACGAGGTTCCTGGTTTGAATGAGGACGAGGCTCAACAGCTATTCTCGCGCTTTGCATTTGGAAAGGACATCAAACATGAGAATCTACAGAAACTATTACCCAAAGTGATTGAATATGCAGATGGTAATCCTTTAGCTCTAAAGTATTATGGGAGAAAGACGAGGGATAATCCAAAAGAAGTTGAGAACGCATTCCTCACGCTCGAGCAATCTCCTCCACATGAGATTTATGACGCAGTCAAGAGCACATATGACTTACTTAGTTCCAACGAGAAGAACATCTTTCTTGACATTGTTTGTCTTTTCAGGGGAGAAAGCATCGACTATGTGATGCATCTTCTTGAGGGGTGTGGTTTCTTTCCACGTGTTGGCATCAATGTTCTTGTTGAGAAATGTTTGGTGAGTATCTCACAAGGCAAGGTTGTAATGCATAATCTGATCCAAGACATAGGTCGCAAAATAATCAATAGAAGAAAGAGACGTTCCAGACTATGGAAACCATCGAGCATTAAGCATTTTCTGGAAGACAAAAACGTCTTG GGAAGTGAAGACATTGAAGCCATATCTCTGGACCCATCTGACTTAAACTTTGATCTCAACCCTATGGCGTTTGAGAAAATGTACAATCTTAGATATCTGAAGATTTGCAGTTCCAAACCTGGAAGCTATTCTACAATACACCTCGCCAAGGGACTTAAATCTCTACCAGATGAGTTAAGGTTATTGCACTGGGAAAATTTCCCATTGTTGTCCTTACCACAAGGTTTTGACCCTAGGAATCTTGTTATACTTAACATGTGCTCCAGTAAACTTCAGAGACTTTGGGAAGGAACCAAG gaacTTGAGATGCTGAAGAGGATCAAGCTTTGTCATTCACGAAAGCTAGTTGATATTCAAGAACTTGAAAATGCTCGAAACATTGAGGTTATTGATCTTCAAGGTTGTACAAGACTAGAAAAATTTATAGACACAGGCCATTTCCATCATCTCCGGGTGATAAATCTATCTGGTTGCATAAATATCAAAGTTTTCCCAAAGGTTCCACCTAAGATTGAGGAGTTGTATCTCAAACAAACTGCCATAAGATCAATACCAACCGTGGCCCTCTCTTCACAAGATAACATAATTACTTATCATCATGGGGGTCACAAGTTCTTTGATCTTGAAGACTCAATCATGGTTTATTTGGAACACCTCAAAGTTCTTGATCTGTCTCGTTGCATAGAGCTTGAGGATATTCaggttatcccaaagaatcttaAAAAGCTATACCTTGGTGGCACCAGCATTCAAGAACTGCCTTCCCTGGTGCATCTCTCTGAACTTGTTGTGTTAGATTTGGAGAACTGCAAACAGCTTCAAAAGATACCATTGAGATTGAGTACATTGACTTCTCTTGCGGTACTTAATCTCTCTGGATGCTCAGAGCTTGAAGACATTGAAGATCTCAACCTCCCAAGAAACTTGGAAGAGTTATATCTTGCTGGCACAGCTATACAAGAAGTGCCCTCGTCAATCAGACATCTATCAGGACTTGTCATATTAGATTTGCAGAACTGCAAGAGGCTTCGACGTCTTCCCATGGAGATTAGTAACTTAAAATCTCTTGTCACACTTAAGTTACCAAGGCTGTTCACAGTAGAAACTGGCATGAGTAATCTTATCTCGGCTTTTAATGAGAATGTATGTCAGCGTCAAGATTACTTGCCTCAACCAAGGCTGCTTCCATCTTCAAGGTTACTACATGGCTTGGTCCCAAGATTGTATGCTCTAGTATCTTTGTCCCTCTGCAATGCATCCTTGATGCATATACCTGAAGAGATATGTTCCTTGCCTACAGTAATGGTACTGGATCTTAGTAGGAATGGTTTCAGAAAAATCCCTGAGAGTATAAAGCAGCTATGTAAGCTACATAGCCTTAGATTACGACACTGTAGAAACCTCAGATCTCTTCCAGAGCTTCCCCAAAGCCTGAAAATCTTGAACGTGCATGGTTGTGTATCCCTAGAGTCAGTTTCATGGGCGTCTGAGCAGTTTCCTAGTCACTACACCTTTAACAACTGCTTCAATAAGTCTCCAGAAGTGGCTAGAAAACGAGTAGCGAAAGGTCTGGCTAAAGTAGCTAGCATCGGCAAAGAACATGAGCAGGAACTCATCAAAGCACTTGCGTTCAGCATTTGCGCTCCTGCGGATGCAGATCAGACATCATCCTACAATTTGCGGACAGGTTCGTTTGCAGTGCTAGAGCTAACTTCTTCCCTACGCAACACACTCTTGGGGTTTGCTATATTCGTTGTGGTTACGTTTATGGATGATAGTCACAACAATGATGGTCTTGGGGTCAGGTGCATAAgcacatggaagagtaagagaAAGGTGATTAGCAAAGTGGAGAAAGTTTTTAGGTGTTGGGGTCCGAGAGAAGCTCCCGAGATTCAAAgggatcatatgtttgtgttttACGAGTATGCTGAGATGCATCGAAGTGTGGGTGGTGGTGAAGGAAACGAAAGTAGTTTATTGGCCGATCAAGTAGAGTTTGAGTTTCAAGCAGTAAGTGGGAGAAACAAGGTTTTAGGAGGTAGTTGCATGGTGAGTGAGTGTGATGTTTGTGTGATAACAGCAGCAACTGGGGCGGCGAGCTTGAGTGTGATAAGTGCAAGTAAGGATATGAGTTTAAGTAAGAAGCATTCTCCGAAGCTGTCAAGTCTGCTCGGTAAACTTCGGTTTAGGCGCACTGGGAGGTTTGTTGGTTGTGCTTGCCTCGAgtaa